One segment of Triticum aestivum cultivar Chinese Spring chromosome 2A, IWGSC CS RefSeq v2.1, whole genome shotgun sequence DNA contains the following:
- the LOC123188244 gene encoding secretory carrier-associated membrane protein 1, with amino-acid sequence MAGRYDGGNPFEEEEDVNPFSEQARGKAGGQSNYGGGGAFYMPNPRNVAPSSNSRLSPLPPEPADFSATVDIPLESSKDLKKREKELQAREAELNKREKELKRREEAAARAGIVIEEKNWPPFLPLIHHDIANEIPTHLQRMQYFAFASFLGLVCCLFWNVVAVTSAWIKGEGVKIWLLAIIYFISGVPGAYVLWYRPLYNAMRTDSALKFGLFFLLYLFHIVFVVFAAVAPPAVFEGKSLAGILPAIDLISVNALVGIFYFIGFGLFALESLLSIWVIQQVYMYFRGSGKAAEMKRDATRGAMRAAF; translated from the exons ATGGCGGGGCGCTACGATGGCGGCAACCctttcgaggaggaggaggacgtgaaTCCTTTCTCG GAACAAGCGCGAGGCAAAGCTGGTGGGCAGTCCAActatggtggcggcggcgcgtTTTACATGCCA AATCCCAGAAACGTTGCTCCTTCCTCGAATTCGCGGCTTTCGCCCCTTCCCCCGGAACCTGCAGATTTCAGTGCCACAGTGGATATCCCTCTTGAGTCATCAAAG GACCTGAAGAAAAGAGAAAAGGAGCTGCAAGCGAGGGAAGCAGAGTTGAACAAGAGGGAGAAG GAATTGAAAAGAAGGGAGGAAGCTGCAGCACGAG CTGGTATTGTCATCGAGGAGAAAAACTGGCCTCCTTTTCTGCCACTCATCCACCATGACATTGCCAATGAGATACCGACTCATCTTCAAAGAATGCAATACTTCGCATTTGCGTCATTTCTTG GTTTGGTTTGCTGTCTCTTCTGGAATGTCGTAGCAGTTACTTCAGCCTGGATCAAGGGGGAAG GTGTGAAAATCTGGTTGCTAGCAATAATCTACTTCATCTCTGGGGTTCCTGGTGCATATGTGTTATGGTATCGCCCTCTTTATAATGCTATGAG GACTGACAGCGCGTTGAAGTTTGGATTGTTTTTCTTGCTCTACTTG TTTCACATCGTTTTCGTCGTATTTGCTGCCGTGGCTCCTCCCGCTGTCTTTGAGGGCAAGTCTTTGGC AGGAATTTTGCCGGCGATTGATCTTATCAGTGTGAATGCTCTAGTTGGG ATCTTCTACTTCATTGGGTTTGGATTATTTGCCCTGGAGTCATTGTTGAGCATCTGGGTTATCCAG CAAGTGTACATGTACTTCCGAGGAAGTGGAAAGGCCGCAGAGATGAAGCGTGATGCGACAAGGGGCGCTATGAGAGCGGCATTTTGA